In the Leptolyngbya sp. FACHB-261 genome, one interval contains:
- a CDS encoding iron-sulfur cluster assembly accessory protein: protein MEKQGQQASMINLTPAAAREVKRLKARFEDPATGLRLGVQNSGCSGMSYTMNFDSEARPDDVVYDCEGIRVVVDAASLSHINGLTLDYSEDLMGGGFRFHNPQATHSCGCGSSFSTAQEAQPQHA, encoded by the coding sequence ATGGAAAAACAAGGTCAGCAAGCTTCTATGATCAACCTCACTCCTGCTGCGGCTCGTGAAGTTAAGCGCCTGAAGGCCCGTTTTGAGGACCCGGCAACTGGCTTACGCTTAGGCGTTCAGAATAGTGGCTGCTCTGGCATGTCCTACACCATGAACTTTGACAGCGAAGCTAGACCCGATGACGTGGTTTACGACTGCGAGGGTATCCGAGTCGTCGTCGATGCGGCTAGCTTGAGTCATATCAATGGACTGACGCTGGACTACAGCGAAGATTTGATGGGCGGCGGTTTCCGCTTCCACAATCCTCAAGCGACCCATAGCTGCGGGTGCGGCAGCTCCTTCTCGACAGCTCAAGAGGCCCAACCGCAACACGCTTAA
- the chrA gene encoding chromate efflux transporter, with product MPEIDDQTQLTQSPHYAELSPSAKRQRLQELALVFLRLGTIAFGGPTAHIALIDDEVVKRRRWLSSEKLLDLLGVTNLIPGPNSTELVIHIGYERAGWRGLLVAGSCFILPAMLMVWALAAIYARYQTVPTVGWLLYGIKPVIIAVVIQALWTLGKKAVNNLPTGIAAVAVTVAFWFGLNEILLLLLAGLGVMLVSNWQHFRQGNQMAILLPSSALLTFSSDSPRVATSAASPASWPQVFLFFLKIGSVLYGSGYVLLAFLQRELVERTQWLTSQQLLDAVAIGQFTPGPVFTTATFIGYLLAGHAGAVAGTIGIFLPAFVLVAVVNPWVPRIRRSAWASRFLDGVNAASLALMAVVTYQLGKAALVDWLTVLLALLGLVAIFRFKLNSAWLVAAGGLVGLLSQLWLS from the coding sequence ATGCCCGAGATTGACGACCAAACCCAACTAACCCAGTCTCCTCACTATGCGGAGTTGAGCCCATCAGCCAAAAGACAACGGCTTCAGGAATTGGCGTTGGTCTTTCTACGGCTAGGAACCATCGCCTTTGGCGGCCCCACTGCTCACATTGCCCTGATCGATGACGAGGTCGTCAAGCGTCGCCGATGGCTCAGCAGTGAGAAGCTATTAGACCTGTTAGGCGTAACTAACCTCATCCCTGGACCTAACTCAACCGAGCTCGTCATTCACATCGGCTACGAGCGAGCAGGCTGGCGAGGTTTGCTAGTGGCTGGTTCGTGCTTCATTCTGCCTGCCATGTTGATGGTTTGGGCGCTGGCCGCAATCTATGCCCGTTACCAGACTGTGCCTACTGTGGGCTGGCTGCTGTACGGCATTAAGCCTGTGATCATCGCGGTGGTAATTCAGGCGCTCTGGACCTTGGGCAAAAAAGCCGTGAACAACCTCCCTACCGGCATTGCAGCTGTGGCTGTGACCGTAGCCTTCTGGTTTGGCCTCAACGAGATCCTGCTGCTATTGCTGGCTGGACTGGGCGTAATGCTAGTCAGTAACTGGCAGCACTTTAGGCAGGGCAATCAGATGGCTATCCTGTTGCCTAGCTCTGCCCTGCTCACCTTCAGCAGTGATTCACCTAGGGTTGCAACTTCAGCAGCGAGCCCAGCCTCTTGGCCGCAAGTCTTTTTGTTCTTCTTGAAAATCGGCTCGGTTCTATATGGCAGCGGCTACGTTCTGCTTGCCTTTCTTCAGCGCGAACTGGTGGAGCGGACACAGTGGCTCACGTCGCAACAGTTGCTCGATGCCGTGGCTATCGGGCAGTTCACGCCTGGGCCAGTCTTTACAACAGCGACGTTTATTGGTTATCTACTGGCCGGTCATGCAGGTGCCGTTGCAGGCACGATCGGCATCTTTCTGCCCGCCTTCGTTTTGGTGGCAGTTGTCAACCCTTGGGTGCCTCGGATCCGCCGCTCTGCCTGGGCTTCTCGTTTTCTAGATGGCGTGAATGCTGCTTCGCTGGCACTAATGGCGGTTGTCACCTACCAGCTCGGCAAAGCTGCCCTAGTAGATTGGCTGACGGTATTGTTGGCACTGCTCGGCCTGGTGGCTATTTTCCGGTTCAAATTGAACTCTGCCTGGTTAGTGGCAGCGGGGGGCCTAGTTGGTCTGCTATCGCAGCTGTGGTTGTCCTAA
- a CDS encoding ATP-dependent DNA helicase, which translates to MIEAEVHQQLRAFLREQGVPTWPHHLTMARLVARAFRLGRSALMQVGGSERYRLSYLVPALMWPGPVIIVAAEATQQRLLQIEIPRLQQIMSLNKPIRTESAWPEGFCGLLFTTPQNWLKSHLSGQSDFPEGVPVLIDSADDLEELARDALTSVIQPGHWDALLLACPSQAEDIRSLRVSLTQQIFRHPESPYHCHLIDQPERESLNQLLSLLEDCPGTAGIAALPEAWQQFWQLWQAEDNLAWAQVSRTHGQFSLHASPIEIGSVLQERVWSKQPLVVVGAALDADPNAVTYRTRLGLGDMTCLQFGPARTHELIQLYLPDGLPMPNTPQFQVALLQELRYLISESSSTQGLVVVIVGDVPLKAQVGSVLASEFGSRVQVERTCLDDNGVLVTGWKFWKEHQRVLPAPQLLAIATLPIPSLEDPLVAGRVAHYKHLRQDWFRLYLLPEALSTLQRAVVPVRERQGVVAILDNRVLHRSYGGQIINALNPAARISYLDPGLFESDSCPILD; encoded by the coding sequence GTGATTGAAGCCGAAGTCCACCAGCAACTCCGCGCCTTCCTACGTGAGCAGGGCGTGCCTACCTGGCCCCATCACCTGACGATGGCCCGGCTGGTGGCGCGTGCTTTTCGATTGGGTCGCAGTGCCCTAATGCAGGTAGGAGGCAGCGAACGTTACCGCTTGAGCTATTTGGTGCCTGCCTTGATGTGGCCAGGGCCAGTGATCATTGTGGCGGCTGAGGCAACTCAGCAACGGCTCCTGCAAATCGAGATTCCTCGGTTGCAGCAAATCATGAGCTTGAACAAGCCTATTCGTACCGAGTCTGCTTGGCCTGAGGGCTTCTGTGGGCTGCTGTTTACAACCCCTCAGAATTGGTTAAAGAGCCATCTGAGTGGCCAGAGCGACTTCCCTGAGGGAGTGCCGGTTCTCATTGACAGCGCTGATGATCTAGAAGAGCTAGCCCGCGATGCCTTGACCTCGGTGATTCAGCCAGGCCACTGGGATGCCTTGCTACTGGCTTGTCCCAGCCAAGCCGAGGACATCCGTTCGCTGCGTGTCAGCTTAACCCAGCAAATTTTTCGCCACCCCGAAAGCCCCTACCACTGCCATCTGATTGACCAGCCAGAGCGCGAGAGTCTGAACCAACTGCTGAGCCTGCTGGAAGACTGTCCAGGCACAGCGGGGATTGCGGCTTTACCAGAAGCTTGGCAGCAGTTCTGGCAGCTCTGGCAAGCCGAAGACAATCTAGCCTGGGCTCAGGTTTCGCGAACCCACGGTCAGTTCTCGCTGCACGCTAGCCCCATTGAAATTGGCTCGGTGCTTCAGGAGCGAGTTTGGTCAAAGCAACCCCTGGTGGTTGTAGGTGCAGCCTTGGATGCTGACCCCAATGCGGTCACCTACCGGACACGGCTGGGCTTGGGAGACATGACCTGTTTGCAGTTCGGTCCAGCCCGGACTCACGAGCTGATTCAGCTCTATCTGCCAGATGGCTTGCCTATGCCCAACACGCCGCAATTCCAGGTGGCTCTGTTGCAAGAATTGCGCTATCTGATTAGCGAGAGCAGCAGCACGCAGGGCTTGGTGGTGGTAATTGTGGGCGATGTGCCCTTGAAAGCTCAAGTTGGCTCTGTTCTGGCTTCTGAGTTCGGCTCCCGGGTTCAAGTAGAGCGGACCTGCCTGGATGACAACGGCGTGTTGGTTACAGGCTGGAAATTCTGGAAAGAGCATCAACGGGTCCTGCCTGCACCGCAACTGCTGGCAATCGCAACCCTGCCGATTCCCTCGCTCGAAGACCCTTTGGTGGCAGGACGGGTAGCGCACTACAAGCACCTGCGGCAGGACTGGTTCCGCCTATACCTCCTGCCGGAAGCCCTCAGCACCTTGCAACGGGCAGTTGTGCCTGTGCGGGAGCGCCAAGGCGTTGTGGCTATCCTCGATAACCGAGTTCTGCACCGAAGCTATGGTGGGCAGATCATCAATGCTCTAAATCCAGCCGCTCGGATCAGCTATCTCGATCCAGGGCTGTTTGAGAGCGATAGCTGTCCTATCCTGGACTAG
- a CDS encoding DICT sensory domain-containing protein — MSKQISLLQEVQAAFPHLRPQTYFKSSLTALSHAIEDQVLAETTGSAPLVIACFQQERFYRQEASRYLRIAELTDQVYIMAAPETNFAASSDHYETVPFTPDDSLAQEWHLIVVSDQYTICLICREVTHESDQNDPSSPGNGNSPPLLGQTLDQARRFEGIWSFDRRVSCEAARLLLGRVLTHRPALKPKITAAQARLASAVELTGFSNVDPAPFAERLMTHLQAGQYKLLKAYRSIQDQERRERLVNRITSVIRRSLDTDEILAVAVQELGEALQADRCLLYRCKNTDVSAYIRHQFCREGIVPVQSDRWPLQRNPLLREASSRQEPSHTVDAFHDPRLAQILPLVESAQIRSWLAVPVHYQGRLLGLIELHDCDESAPYLWTEEDIELVSSIATQVGVALIQAESYANLDDLNRQLEALDRTRSNLIAIIGHELRTPLSTIQVCLESLASEPDMVSAMRQELLNAALTDADRMRKLIQDFLTLSRLESGRVNWHMEPLSLSECVDLALSSIRSRREDRLPRISSKVSDDLPLVRADGEWLVEVLSKLLDNACKFTDGDGEVHLEAQASGSRMLEVTVSDTGRGIEPDRLEVIFDRFYQEEGALRRTAGGTGLGLAICRQIVQGLGGCIWAESSGRNQGSAFHFTLPTADGSDLPTNGSTPQPPMRATLR, encoded by the coding sequence ATGAGCAAGCAGATTTCCCTGTTGCAAGAGGTGCAGGCGGCATTTCCCCACCTGAGACCTCAAACCTATTTCAAGTCTTCGTTGACGGCGCTCTCGCATGCGATCGAGGATCAGGTGCTTGCCGAGACGACTGGCTCAGCACCTTTGGTCATTGCTTGCTTCCAACAGGAGCGCTTCTATCGGCAAGAAGCCAGCCGCTACCTGCGCATTGCCGAACTGACCGATCAGGTCTATATCATGGCGGCACCAGAAACTAATTTCGCTGCCAGCTCTGATCACTACGAGACTGTGCCCTTCACCCCCGACGACAGTCTTGCTCAGGAGTGGCATCTGATCGTGGTGAGCGACCAGTACACGATCTGCCTGATCTGCCGTGAAGTTACCCACGAGTCGGATCAGAACGACCCTAGCAGCCCCGGCAACGGTAATAGTCCACCCCTTTTGGGTCAGACCCTGGATCAGGCGCGACGCTTTGAGGGGATTTGGTCTTTCGATCGCCGCGTCAGCTGCGAAGCGGCACGGTTGCTACTCGGTCGGGTGCTGACCCATCGCCCAGCCCTAAAGCCAAAGATCACAGCTGCTCAGGCTCGGCTTGCCTCAGCGGTGGAGCTCACTGGCTTCAGCAATGTTGACCCAGCGCCGTTCGCCGAGCGACTGATGACGCACTTGCAGGCTGGCCAGTACAAGCTACTCAAAGCCTACCGCTCGATTCAAGACCAGGAACGGCGAGAGCGCCTGGTGAACCGCATTACCAGTGTGATTCGCCGCTCTCTAGACACTGACGAAATCCTGGCAGTGGCAGTTCAAGAGCTAGGCGAAGCCCTGCAAGCTGACCGCTGCCTGCTCTATCGCTGCAAGAACACCGATGTGAGCGCCTATATTCGGCATCAGTTCTGCCGCGAGGGTATCGTACCTGTGCAGTCTGACCGCTGGCCGCTCCAGCGTAACCCTCTGCTACGGGAAGCCAGCTCGCGCCAAGAACCCTCGCATACCGTCGATGCCTTTCACGATCCTCGTCTGGCTCAAATTCTGCCACTGGTGGAGTCGGCTCAGATTCGCTCCTGGTTGGCGGTGCCGGTTCACTATCAAGGGCGGCTGTTGGGATTGATTGAGCTGCACGATTGCGATGAGTCGGCGCCGTATCTGTGGACCGAAGAAGACATAGAACTGGTAAGTTCGATCGCCACTCAGGTGGGCGTTGCCCTAATCCAGGCAGAGTCCTACGCCAATTTAGATGACCTCAACCGGCAGCTCGAAGCCCTCGACCGGACCCGCAGTAATCTAATTGCCATCATTGGGCACGAGTTGCGCACGCCCCTATCCACGATCCAGGTTTGTTTGGAGTCGTTGGCTAGTGAGCCAGACATGGTCTCTGCAATGCGCCAGGAACTGCTGAATGCAGCTCTGACCGATGCCGATCGCATGCGCAAACTGATCCAGGATTTCCTCACCCTCTCACGCTTAGAGAGTGGACGGGTGAATTGGCACATGGAGCCGCTCTCACTTTCAGAATGTGTGGATCTCGCTCTTAGCAGCATCCGTTCGCGTCGGGAGGACCGGCTGCCTCGGATCAGCAGTAAGGTTTCTGATGATCTGCCTTTGGTACGCGCTGATGGCGAGTGGTTAGTGGAAGTGCTCAGCAAGTTGTTAGATAACGCCTGCAAGTTTACCGATGGGGATGGTGAGGTGCATCTGGAAGCGCAGGCTAGTGGCAGCCGCATGCTAGAGGTGACAGTTTCGGATACTGGACGCGGCATCGAGCCAGACCGCCTAGAGGTTATTTTCGACCGTTTCTATCAGGAAGAAGGCGCGTTGCGCCGGACAGCCGGGGGCACGGGTTTGGGGTTGGCGATTTGTCGTCAGATCGTGCAGGGCTTGGGAGGATGCATCTGGGCCGAATCGTCGGGTCGCAACCAGGGTAGCGCTTTTCACTTCACGCTACCGACAGCAGACGGTTCGGATCTGCCGACTAATGGCTCAACGCCTCAGCCACCGATGCGGGCGACGCTGCGTTAG
- a CDS encoding GTP-binding protein: MSSSDSLNPTHNPAEDELDSTILSFADIQEELNYKQAQKALREIVDQLDLSPSERAGLEPELEDLQVLLEKLDHQVVHIVVFGMVGRGKSSLLNALLGRNIFETGPIHGVTRESHSAQWTVSREALGSSDHDILRVALRGLGDSRIELIDTPGIDEVDGEAREALAQEIAQQADLILFMVSGDITKVEYEALSRLRQASKPILLVFNKIDQYPDADREAIYQKIRDDRVRELLSPNEIVMAAASPLIAKAVRRPDGSLGVSLLPGPPEVNDLKLKILEILHREGKSLVALNTMLFVDNVNDHIVQRKLEIRDARANKLIWNATLTKAAAIALNPVTVMDVIGGAVVDVALILGLSKLYGINMTQQGAVGLLQKIAIGMGGISASELLANLGMSSLKGLLGLAVPVTGGTSLAAYASVALTQAGVAGVSSYAIGMVAKEYLANGASWGPSGPKAVVTRILENLDEGSILSRIRTELQAKIDWRQRAVDKAGKPIP, encoded by the coding sequence GTGAGCAGTTCAGACAGCCTTAATCCTACCCACAACCCAGCTGAGGATGAGCTTGACAGTACCATCCTAAGTTTTGCGGACATTCAAGAGGAACTCAACTACAAGCAAGCGCAAAAAGCACTACGCGAGATCGTTGACCAGTTAGACCTTAGCCCCAGCGAACGGGCAGGTTTAGAGCCTGAACTCGAAGATCTACAAGTTCTTCTAGAGAAGCTAGACCACCAGGTCGTGCACATTGTTGTGTTCGGGATGGTGGGTCGGGGCAAATCGTCATTACTGAATGCCCTGTTGGGCCGCAATATCTTCGAAACTGGCCCGATCCACGGAGTTACCCGCGAGAGCCATAGCGCCCAGTGGACGGTCAGTCGAGAGGCTTTGGGCAGTAGCGATCACGATATTTTGCGGGTTGCGCTCAGGGGGCTGGGAGATTCGCGCATTGAACTAATTGACACACCTGGCATTGACGAGGTGGATGGCGAGGCCCGCGAGGCTCTGGCTCAGGAGATCGCACAGCAGGCCGACCTAATCTTATTTATGGTGTCGGGGGACATCACCAAAGTCGAGTACGAAGCCCTCTCGCGCCTGCGACAGGCTAGCAAACCGATTCTGCTGGTCTTCAACAAAATTGACCAGTATCCAGACGCTGACCGTGAGGCGATCTACCAGAAAATCCGCGATGACCGTGTTCGTGAGTTACTTTCGCCCAATGAGATCGTGATGGCCGCTGCCTCACCCCTCATTGCCAAAGCAGTGCGTCGGCCTGATGGCAGTTTGGGTGTGTCGCTGCTTCCTGGCCCGCCGGAGGTAAACGACCTCAAGCTCAAGATCTTGGAGATTCTGCATCGGGAGGGCAAGTCTTTAGTTGCGCTCAACACCATGCTGTTCGTGGACAACGTCAACGACCACATTGTCCAGCGCAAGCTAGAGATCCGAGACGCTCGGGCTAACAAGCTGATCTGGAACGCAACCCTCACCAAAGCGGCGGCGATTGCGCTTAATCCGGTCACAGTGATGGATGTGATTGGCGGTGCTGTGGTAGATGTGGCCTTGATTCTGGGGCTCTCGAAGCTCTATGGCATCAACATGACCCAGCAGGGCGCGGTGGGTCTGCTACAAAAAATTGCGATCGGCATGGGGGGCATCAGCGCCAGCGAACTGCTTGCCAACCTAGGCATGAGTTCTTTGAAGGGGTTGCTGGGGCTGGCGGTGCCAGTTACCGGCGGGACCAGTCTGGCCGCTTATGCATCGGTGGCCCTCACTCAGGCTGGCGTGGCGGGGGTTTCTTCCTACGCGATTGGTATGGTCGCCAAGGAATATTTAGCGAATGGTGCTTCTTGGGGACCCAGTGGCCCCAAAGCGGTGGTCACACGCATCCTAGAAAATCTGGATGAGGGCTCAATTCTCAGCCGGATTAGAACTGAGCTTCAAGCCAAGATCGACTGGCGTCAGCGGGCAGTAGATAAAGCAGGCAAGCCAATCCCTTAA
- a CDS encoding pyridoxamine 5'-phosphate oxidase family protein, producing the protein MANSTERNEHLKKLREMIKDIEYGMLTTLDETGKLHSRPMSTNGHVEFDGDLWFFTYASSHKVVEVEQNHQVNVSFSAPNKQQYVSMSGTAQLVRDRNKLEQLWQPQLTAWFPKGLEEPDLGLLKVSVETAEYWDSPSSPVAHAVSLISALTTGKPQDPSQHERLNLTSVAD; encoded by the coding sequence ATGGCTAACTCCACTGAGCGCAACGAACATTTAAAGAAGTTGCGTGAAATGATCAAAGACATTGAATACGGCATGTTGACCACGCTGGATGAGACAGGCAAGCTCCATAGCCGTCCGATGTCCACCAATGGCCATGTTGAGTTTGATGGAGATCTCTGGTTCTTCACCTATGCCAGTTCGCACAAGGTCGTAGAAGTTGAGCAGAATCATCAGGTCAATGTCAGCTTCTCTGCACCTAACAAGCAGCAATATGTGTCGATGTCGGGCACTGCTCAACTAGTGCGAGACCGCAATAAGCTTGAGCAGTTGTGGCAACCTCAACTCACAGCTTGGTTTCCTAAAGGACTAGAGGAGCCTGATTTGGGTCTGCTCAAGGTGAGTGTGGAAACCGCAGAATACTGGGATTCCCCATCTAGCCCAGTGGCCCATGCCGTAAGCCTGATTAGTGCTTTAACGACAGGCAAGCCTCAGGATCCCAGTCAGCACGAAAGACTGAACCTGACCTCGGTGGCAGATTAA
- a CDS encoding DUF2839 domain-containing protein: protein MGESKRRKDNLGEKYGQPEPILPWLTFINKQQAEQFVKWSTQGAWLGIFGLVFLWVMVRFIGPWAGWWQVQ, encoded by the coding sequence ATGGGCGAATCTAAGCGTCGCAAGGACAATCTGGGCGAGAAATACGGTCAACCGGAGCCAATCCTGCCCTGGCTAACCTTCATCAACAAGCAACAGGCTGAGCAGTTCGTCAAGTGGAGCACCCAAGGCGCTTGGCTTGGCATCTTTGGCTTGGTCTTCCTGTGGGTAATGGTGCGTTTTATTGGTCCCTGGGCAGGCTGGTGGCAGGTCCAGTGA